TCTTGTGAcatcatatttttcaaccACAATACCATTATAATCGACAAAAGCCTTTGTCATCATGAAAAGCCATCTATAAGCTAGCCTATTCGTTACAGTTAAATAACCATAAGAACGGAGGCCTTCCCAAGCAAGAATTTGATGGGGTGCCCAACCAAATGGATAGTCCCATTGTCTAATTGGTCTCGAAATAGAAATTGGGCCTCGAGAACGCTCCGTACATGCAGCTAAACCTCCAAGCATCTCTAACTTGGGTAGTGCTTTCTCCACCATTTTCTGTGCTTGCTCCTTCGTGGCAAGTCCAGCCCATAATGCCCAGAATGTAGTTGCGGATTCGTATGACGTTCTGTGCTTGATTTTTGTGTTGTAGTCAAAGAAAAACCCCGACTCGTCATCCCACATATATTTGGtaatcttttcttgtctGATTTTGGCCATTTCTTTCCACATAGCTGAAGTTGTTATAGAATGGTCTAAAGGATCTTCATATTTGTCGTCGCAGAATTCCTTTATGAAGTCTGCAATATCAATCTCGTATTTGTAAAGAAGAGAATTCAGGTCAATAGTGGCCAGGTAGGCACATACGCCCTCAAACCTATATGTAGTGTCGTGTCCAGATTCTCTAACGCCACGGtcatgaagaaaaaactcATCCAATTTAGGCTCCTTTATCTTACCATCGTTATAAAGTTGCTTAAATTCGTCTAAGGTAACGCCGTGTTTCGATGCATATGGTAGTAAAACGGTATCGAAGTGATCACTTTCAGTTTCCGGAGGAATACCGAGACCGTTAGGATGGTACCTGGATAAGCCTGTTTCGGGATCAAGCCTTGGAGATGCGGTCCAAACAGTTTTGTACTCTTTTATGCTTGCTTGGAAAgctcttttcaacaaatccACAGCATCGGGATTACTCCTACCACCAAGTTTTTTGAATACTACCAAGGCCATTTCAGTCAAGAATGGGGGCTGTGATCTACATAGATAGTAGCTTCTGTTAGcattcaatatttttccaTAGTGATTAAtctcaaaaataaaatgctCCACCATACCTCTTGCAACATCAGTCTTGTTGGCTTCTAGGAGACCTAGTGCCATCATATAGGAGTCCCAACCATATAATTCATTGAATCTACCACCAGGAACAGCATAAGGGTAACCAATGAGAGTTTTTTCACCAGTAGAAGGATTGAAGTGCTCTTCCATAGCCAATGCTAGTAAACCGGGGGTATCATTGACGGATTTGACGTATTCTGccgttattttttttggtaaataTTCAACTTCTAATTTCAAAGA
This is a stretch of genomic DNA from Saccharomyces cerevisiae S288C chromosome IV, complete sequence. It encodes these proteins:
- the NTH1 gene encoding alpha,alpha-trehalase NTH1 (Neutral trehalase, degrades trehalose; required for thermotolerance and may mediate resistance to other cellular stresses; phosphorylated and activated by Cdc28p at the G1/S phase transition to coordinately regulate carbohydrate metabolism and the cell cycle; inhibited by Dcs1p; NTH1 has a paralog, NTH2, that arose from the whole genome duplication); protein product: MSQVNTSQGPVAQGRQRRLSSLSEFNDPFSNAEVYYGPPTDPRKQKQAKPAKINRTRTMSVFDNVSPFKKTGFGKLQQTRRGSEDDTYSSSQGNRRFFIEDVDKTLNELLAAEDTDKNYQITIEDTGPKVLKVGTANSYGYKHINIRGTYMLSNLLQELTIAKSFGRHQIFLDEARINENPVNRLSRLINTQFWNSLTRRVDLNNVGEIAKDTKIDTPGAKNPRIYVPYDCPEQYEFYVQASQMHPSLKLEVEYLPKKITAEYVKSVNDTPGLLALAMEEHFNPSTGEKTLIGYPYAVPGGRFNELYGWDSYMMALGLLEANKTDVARGMVEHFIFEINHYGKILNANRSYYLCRSQPPFLTEMALVVFKKLGGRSNPDAVDLLKRAFQASIKEYKTVWTASPRLDPETGLSRYHPNGLGIPPETESDHFDTVLLPYASKHGVTLDEFKQLYNDGKIKEPKLDEFFLHDRGVRESGHDTTYRFEGVCAYLATIDLNSLLYKYEIDIADFIKEFCDDKYEDPLDHSITTSAMWKEMAKIRQEKITKYMWDDESGFFFDYNTKIKHRTSYESATTFWALWAGLATKEQAQKMVEKALPKLEMLGGLAACTERSRGPISISRPIRQWDYPFGWAPHQILAWEGLRSYGYLTVTNRLAYRWLFMMTKAFVDYNGIVVEKYDVTRGTDPHRVEAEYGNQGADFKGAATEGFGWVNASYILGLKYMNSHARRALGACIPPISFFSSLRPQERNLYGL